One Mycolicibacterium sarraceniae genomic window carries:
- a CDS encoding DUF485 domain-containing protein, producing the protein MPTTDLPPRETQPSGAEYLAVQASPEFQDLRRTLRRFVFPTTAFFLIWYATYVILGAFAHDFMAIKVWGNINLGLIIGLGQVLTTFLITGLYVRFANKELDPRAEAIRDEMEGIAK; encoded by the coding sequence GTGCCCACAACCGACCTACCGCCGCGGGAAACCCAACCCAGCGGCGCCGAGTACCTGGCCGTACAGGCCAGTCCCGAATTCCAGGACCTGCGCCGCACGCTGCGCCGCTTCGTGTTCCCGACCACGGCGTTCTTCCTGATCTGGTACGCCACCTACGTCATCCTGGGCGCTTTCGCCCACGACTTCATGGCCATCAAGGTGTGGGGCAATATCAACCTCGGCCTGATCATCGGTCTTGGCCAGGTCCTGACGACGTTCCTGATCACCGGTCTCTACGTCCGGTTCGCCAACAAAGAGCTCGACCCGCGTGCCGAAGCCATCCGCGACGAGATGGAAGGCATCGCCAAGTGA